Proteins from a genomic interval of Equus quagga isolate Etosha38 chromosome 11, UCLA_HA_Equagga_1.0, whole genome shotgun sequence:
- the TPBG gene encoding trophoblast glycoprotein codes for MPGGRSRGPAAGDGRLRLARLALLLLGWVSSPALTPSAASSTSPAPSPASAASAPPPPPGRCPPPCECSEAARTVKCVNRNLTEVPAELPPYVRNLFLTGAQLAVLPAAAFARRPPLAELAALNLSGSRLEEVRAGAFEHLPSLRQLDLSHNPLARLSPFAFSGSNASVSAPSPLLELMLNHIVPPAKELQNRSFEGIVATALRAGHALRGLRRLELASNHLLYLPRDLLAHLPGLRHLDLRDNSLVSLTHVSFRNLTHLESLHLEDNALKVLHNGTLAELQGLPHVRVFLDNNPWVCDCHMVDMVAWLKETEVVQGKARLTCAFPEKMRNRVLLELNSSDLDCDPILPPSLQTSYVFLGIVLALIGAIFLLVLYLNRKGIKKWMHNIRDACRDHMEGYHYRYEINADPRLTNLSSNSDV; via the coding sequence ATGCCTGGGGGGCGCTCCCGGGGCCCCGCCGCCGGGGACGGGCGGCTGCGGCTGGCGCGCCTGGCGCTGCTGCTCCTGGGCTGGGTCTCCTCGCCCGCGCTCACCCCCTCGGcggcctcctccacctccccggCGCCGTCCCCGGCCTCCGCCGCGtccgccccgccgccgccgcccggccgATGCCCCCCACCGTGCGAGTGCTCCGAGGCGGCGCGCACCGTCAAGTGCGTCAACCGCAACCTGACCGAGGTGCCCGCCGAGCTGCCCCCCTACGTGCGCAACCTCTTCCTCACCGGCGCCCAGCTGGCCGTGCTCCCCGCCGCCGCCTTCGCCCGCCGGCCGCCGCTGGCCGAGCTGGCGGCGCTCAACCTCAGCGGCAGCCGCCTGGAGGAGGTGCGCGCCGGCGCCTTCGAGCATCTGCCCAGCCTGCGCCAGCTCGACCTCAGCCACAACCCGCTGGCCCGCCTCAGCCCCTTCGCCTTCTCGGGCAGCAACGCCAGCGTCtcggcccccagccccctgctggAACTGATGCTCAACCACATCGTGCCCCCTGCCAAAGAGCTGCAGAACCGGAGCTTCGAGGGCATAGTGGCGACCGCCCTGCGAGCGGGCCACGCGCTGCGCGGCCTCCGCCGCCTGGAGCTGGCCAGCAACCACCTCCTCTACCTGCCCCGGGACCTCCTGGCCCACCTGCCTGGCCTCAGGCACCTGGACCTGCGCGACAACTCCCTGGTGAGCCTGACCCACGTGTCCTTCCGCAACCTGACACACTTAGAAAGCCTCCACCTGGAGGACAACGCCCTCAAGGTCCTCCACAACGGCACGCTGGCAGAGTTGCAAGGCCTGCCCCACGTCAGGGTCTTCCTGGACAACAATCCCTGGGTGTGCGACTGCCACATGGTGGACATGGTGGCCTGGCTCAAGGAGACAGAGGTAGTGCAGGGCAAAGCCAGGCTCACCTGTGCCTTCCCGGAAAAAATGAGGAATCGGGTCCTCTTGGAACTCAACAGCTCCGACCTGGACTGTGACCCTATCCTTCCACCATCCTTGCAGACTTCTTACGTCTTCCTAGGTATTGTCTTAGCCCTGATAGGTGCCATTTTCCTGCTCGTTTTGTATTTGAACCGCAAGGGGATAAAAAAGTGGATGCATAACATCAGAGACGCCTGCAGAGATCACATGGAAGGGTATCATTACAGATACGAAATCAATGCGGACCCCAGGTTAACAAACCTCAGTTCTAATTCGGATGTCTGA